The Vicia villosa cultivar HV-30 ecotype Madison, WI unplaced genomic scaffold, Vvil1.0 ctg.000538F_1_1, whole genome shotgun sequence genome window below encodes:
- the LOC131629246 gene encoding putative glutaredoxin-C14 has protein sequence MFNQEKLMHFQVEQPSWSYYMMRRERTMEEDQMERIMRLASQSAVVIFSISSTSCMCHAMKSLFSGMGVNAMVYELDQDSKPFMRLLGNSTTLPVVFIGGKLVGSMDRVLAFHINGSLVPLLKDAGALWL, from the coding sequence ATGTTCAATCAAGAGAAACTCATGCATTTTCAAGTGGAACAACCATCATGGAGCTACTACatgatgagaagagaaagaacaaTGGAAGAAGATCAAATGGAGAGAATAATGAGATTAGCTTCTCAAAGTGCTGTTGTGATATTCAGCATTAGTAGTACTAGTTGTATGTGTCATGCAATGAAGAGTTTGTTTAGTGGAATGGGAGTGAATGCAATGGTTTATGAACTTGATCAAGATTCAAAACCATTCATGAGGTTACTTGGAAATTCAACAACACTACCTGTTGTTTTCATTGGTGGCAAATTAGTTGGTTCTATGGATAGGGTTTTGGCTTTTCATATCAATGGCTCTCTTGTTCCTCTTCTTAAAGATGCAGGTGCTTTGTGGCTCTAA